One Amphiprion ocellaris isolate individual 3 ecotype Okinawa chromosome 5, ASM2253959v1, whole genome shotgun sequence genomic region harbors:
- the LOC118469739 gene encoding uncharacterized protein LOC118469739 isoform X1: MLGIRMDDLDHSIHIAEYDWTIFYEESEECCVLQPQLACPDDWSLSDSEDSGKFSSAQQEMQQSTDAAETNAVGGRCTEEESCTGCIKLSVQLHQSDARGQVGDAATTAEESEVCIDCPGGNPINTGVVHMKTAEETSDSVANTLLNVESSGESEELTKDVQTESNTKSTEEPDPLSCNQTGLNVNELHTAQAGVSEDVCRVASKAEKERWFVTVNDSPARQRARATSVKKKRKQKKPCEGSVVCSPGEKSEENSLGNGSELEISEDKSKSQGGGDMQSNSGHPKVETNTESVSDLSQMPCEEENLSEKLVISCWLQEDIIENQMDRNKSEPGVSASTSRNTSTELDSKESDELEDSAEFLSTHSFDSESYLSAAESVEEPQHLLMETQQLHCSLSLTSDSHLFSLTEDADADPMQDGQIHSVDGTLSSNAAANNWEGYESTSAENSLEFPSAGQRATKVPDAISTCDNDTHSVMLCRPLNTPEPQNDKMTLSASGSCEGDQLGPLPVPDLTVTPCSEAHCPETYAKAAGHTRPIYAISAFWNEMEKLTINDILQLRMGRSPSPRETQETVTPNADDSPTNHNLLGDTVEYSLSDSALMDTSDTADSDYLTHSDESKPDRSSCDFSTSDFDEEYWQFIGTSRNPSPEPHSKNQRRMSDSPFPSHEEESTSSEGRETPVPLEDFAGQCLDNLESPTLSKLALPRRMTKSKSMHNIQALNTEGLSLSSSLGDDESSLPLSTSLDQNTVLKVSGSLGALLPASLLTSTHLLGADYQISVPEEFEYFFTEDKANAESRCATVYDPENISVAPVFDYTLCTYRDEISSSSLQCSEDKPIPIFSCSHPTVRELTFPKPDFVFLSSNCEGLDEFSPIRVVSHSFIHADQHGSSWKGLMSTRKIRFSDKGSIWCRKSGAWMFPVQAEKIWIRSEDPGVTVLSEGRICPTSSQLFRELEEQQRILDAIQTTKHVGIFSTLKQSDMCLVCIAFASWVLKSSDPEAADAWKAALLANVSALSAIQYLRQYVKKKNPPQDEP; this comes from the exons ATGTTAGGGATCAGAATGGATGATTTAGATCACAGCATTCACATTGCAGAGTATGACTGGACTATTTTCTACGAGGAGAGCGAGGAGTGCTGTGTGCTGCAGCCTCAGCTCGCCTGCCCTGATGACTGGAGCCTCAGCGATTCGGAGGATTCAGGAAAGTTTAGCTCGGCCCAGCAGGAGATGCAGCAGAGCACCGATGCAGCTGAAACAAACGCTGTGGGAGGACGCTGCACTGAAGAGGAGAGCTGCACAGGTTGTATAAAGCTGTCAGTGCAGCTTCACCAAAGTGATGCGAGAGGACAAGTGGGTGATGCTGCAACAACAGCTGAGGAATCTGAAGTGTGTATCGACTGCCCCGGAGGAAATCCCATCAACACAGGAGTGGTACACATGAAAACTGCAGAGGAGACAAGTGACAGTGTTGCAAACACGCTGCTAAATGTGGAGAGTTCAGGAGAATCTGAAGAACTGACAAAAGATGTGCAAACAGAGAGTAACACAAAATCCACAGAGGAGCCTGACCCACTTTCTTGCAACCAGACAGGACTAAATGTGAATGAGCTGCACACTGCACAGGCAGGTGTGAGTGAGGATGTCTGCAGAGTTGCTTCAAAAGCAGAGAAGGAACGCTGGTTTGTGACAGTGAATGACAGTCCTGCACGACAGCGAGCGCGTGCCAcgtctgtgaaaaaaaaacgaaagcaaaaaaaaccttgtgagGGAAGTGTTGTGTGCAGCCCTGGAGAGAAGAGTGAGGAGAACTCACTGGGAAACGGGTCAGAGTTAGAGATAAGTGAAGATAAAAGCAAATCACAGGGAGGTGGGGATATGCAATCAAATTCAGGGCATCCAAAGGttgaaacaaacactgaaagtgTTTCAGATTTATCACAAATGCCTTGTGAAGAGGAGAACTTGTCAGAAAAACTGGTAATCAGTTGTTGGCTCCAAGAAGACATCATAGAGAATCAGATGGACAGAAACAAATCTGAGCCAGGTGTCTCAGCATCCACATCACGAAACACATCGACAGAGTTGGACAGTAAGGAGTCAGACGAGCTCGAGGACAGCGCTGAGTTCCTCTCCACTCACAGTTTTGACTCTGAAAGTTATTTGTCAGCTGCTGAATCAGTGGAGGAACCTCAGCATCTTCTAATGGAAACCCAACAGTTGCACTGCTCATTATCTCTGACATCTGACAGCCATCTGTTCAGTCTGACTGAGGATGCCGACGCTGACCCAATGCAGGACGGACAAATTCACTCTGTCGATGGGACTCTCTCCAGCAATGCAGCGGCTAATAACTGGGAAGGTTATGAAAGCACCAGTGCCGAGAATTCCCTCGAATTTCCATCTGCTGGCCAAAGAGCCACCAAAGTGCCAGATGCCATCTCCACATGTGATAATGACACACACAGTGTGATGCTCTGCAGGCCTTTAAACACACCTGAACCccagaatgacaaaatgacTCTTTCAGCATCTGGTAGCTGTGAGGGTGATCAGCTCGGTCCACTTCCTGTTCCTGATTTAACTGTAACACCTTGCTCTGAGGCCCACTGCCCTGAAACATATGCTAAAGCTGCGGGTCACACTCGGCCTATTTACGCCATTTCGGCTTTTTGGAATGAAATGGAAAAGCTGAcaataaatgacattttgcaGCTGAGGATGGGCAGAAGTCCATCACCCagagaaacacaagaaacagtGACACCAAACGCAGATGATTCTCCTACAAATCACAATTTACTAGGTGACACCGTGGAGTATAGTTTGTCTGATAGCGCTCTCATGGACACATCCGACACCGCCGACTCAGACTACTTAACACATTCTGACGAATCAAAACCGGATCGCTCCAGCTGTGACTTTTCCACCTCAGATTTTGATGAAGAGTACTGGCAGTTCATTGGCACCAGTAGGAACCCCAGTCCTGAGCCTCACAGCAAAAACCAGCGAAGGATGAGTGACTCTCCCTTTCCTTCGCATGAGGAGGAGTCGACGAGCTCAGAGGGGAGGGAGACTCCTGTGCCTTTAGAGGACTTTGCAGGACAATGTCTAGACAATCTAGAGTCTCCCACTTTGAGCAAACTTGCGCTGCCCAGGCGGAtgacaaaaagcaaaagcaTGCACAACATCCAGGCTCTCAACACAGAGGGTTTATCTTTGTCATCTTCGCTTGGTGATGATGAGAGCAGCCTGCCTCTCAGCACATCTCTGGATCAAAACACTGTTTTGAAAGTGAGTGGCAGCCTGGGAGCTCTACTTCCTGCGTCTTTACTAACCAGCACACACTTACTGGGTGCAGATTACCAAATATCCGTCCCAGAGGAGTTtgaatactttttcacagaggACAAAGCGAACGCTGAGTCCCGGTGTGCCACTGTCTATGATCCAGAGAACATCTCAGTGGCTCCTGTCTTCGACTACACTCTTTGTACATACAGAGATGAAATATCATCCTCTTCTCTGCAGTGCAGCGAGGACAAACCCATCCCCATTTTCTCTTGTTCTCACCCCACTGTCAGAGAGCTCACATTCCCAAAACCGGACTTTGTTTTCTTGAGTTCAAACTGCGAGGGACTGGATGAGTTCTCTCCAATCAGAGTCGTGTCTCATTCTTTTATCCACGCCGATCAACACGGATCCAGCTGGAAAGGCTTGATGTCGACAAGGAAGATTCGCTTCTCCGACAAAGGCAGCATCTGGTGCAGGAAGTCTGGTGCCTGGATGTTTCCAGTCCAGGCAGAGAAGATCTGGATTAGAAGTGAGGATCCAGGAGTAACGGTGCTCAGTGAGGGAAGAATCTGCCCAACTTCTTCTCAGCTCTTCAGAGAGCtagaagagcagcagaggatTTTAGATGCCATACAGACAACAA AACATGTGGGCATCTTCTCCACTCTGAAGCAGTCAGACATGTGTTTGGTCTGCATTGCTTTTGCCTCCTGGGTGTTAAAATCCTCCGATCCAGAGGCTGCTGATGCCTGGAAAGCAG
- the LOC118469739 gene encoding uncharacterized protein LOC118469739 isoform X2, translated as MLGIRMDDLDHSIHIAEYDWTIFYEESEECCVLQPQLACPDDWSLSDSEDSGKFSSAQQEMQQSTDAAETNAVGGRCTEEESCTGCIKLSVQLHQSDARGQVGDAATTAEESEVCIDCPGGNPINTGVVHMKTAEETSDSVANTLLNVESSGESEELTKDVQTESNTKSTEEPDPLSCNQTGLNVNELHTAQAGVSEDVCRVASKAEKERWFVTVNDSPARQRARATSVKKKRKQKKPCEGSVVCSPGEKSEENSLGNGSELEISEDKSKSQGGGDMQSNSGHPKVETNTESVSDLSQMPCEEENLSEKLVISCWLQEDIIENQMDRNKSEPGVSASTSRNTSTELDSKESDELEDSAEFLSTHSFDSESYLSAAESVEEPQHLLMETQQLHCSLSLTSDSHLFSLTEDADADPMQDGQIHSVDGTLSSNAAANNWEGYESTSAENSLEFPSAGQRATKVPDAISTCDNDTHSVMLCRPLNTPEPQNDKMTLSASGSCEGDQLGPLPVPDLTVTPCSEAHCPETYAKAAGHTRPIYAISAFWNEMEKLTINDILQLRMGRSPSPRETQETVTPNADDSPTNHNLLGDTVEYSLSDSALMDTSDTADSDYLTHSDESKPDRSSCDFSTSDFDEEYWQFIGTSRNPSPEPHSKNQRRMSDSPFPSHEEESTSSEGRETPVPLEDFAGQCLDNLESPTLSKLALPRRMTKSKSMHNIQALNTEGLSLSSSLGDDESSLPLSTSLDQNTVLKVSGSLGALLPASLLTSTHLLGADYQISVPEEFEYFFTEDKANAESRCATVYDPENISVAPVFDYTLCTYRDEISSSSLQCSEDKPIPIFSCSHPTVRELTFPKPDFVFLSSNCEGLDEFSPIRVVSHSFIHADQHGSSWKGLMSTRKIRFSDKGSIWCRKSGAWMFPVQAEKIWIRSEDPGVTVLSEGRICPTSSQLFRELEEQQRILDAIQTTKHVGIFSTLKQSDMCLVCIAFASWVLKSSDPEAADAWKAGLPQT; from the exons ATGTTAGGGATCAGAATGGATGATTTAGATCACAGCATTCACATTGCAGAGTATGACTGGACTATTTTCTACGAGGAGAGCGAGGAGTGCTGTGTGCTGCAGCCTCAGCTCGCCTGCCCTGATGACTGGAGCCTCAGCGATTCGGAGGATTCAGGAAAGTTTAGCTCGGCCCAGCAGGAGATGCAGCAGAGCACCGATGCAGCTGAAACAAACGCTGTGGGAGGACGCTGCACTGAAGAGGAGAGCTGCACAGGTTGTATAAAGCTGTCAGTGCAGCTTCACCAAAGTGATGCGAGAGGACAAGTGGGTGATGCTGCAACAACAGCTGAGGAATCTGAAGTGTGTATCGACTGCCCCGGAGGAAATCCCATCAACACAGGAGTGGTACACATGAAAACTGCAGAGGAGACAAGTGACAGTGTTGCAAACACGCTGCTAAATGTGGAGAGTTCAGGAGAATCTGAAGAACTGACAAAAGATGTGCAAACAGAGAGTAACACAAAATCCACAGAGGAGCCTGACCCACTTTCTTGCAACCAGACAGGACTAAATGTGAATGAGCTGCACACTGCACAGGCAGGTGTGAGTGAGGATGTCTGCAGAGTTGCTTCAAAAGCAGAGAAGGAACGCTGGTTTGTGACAGTGAATGACAGTCCTGCACGACAGCGAGCGCGTGCCAcgtctgtgaaaaaaaaacgaaagcaaaaaaaaccttgtgagGGAAGTGTTGTGTGCAGCCCTGGAGAGAAGAGTGAGGAGAACTCACTGGGAAACGGGTCAGAGTTAGAGATAAGTGAAGATAAAAGCAAATCACAGGGAGGTGGGGATATGCAATCAAATTCAGGGCATCCAAAGGttgaaacaaacactgaaagtgTTTCAGATTTATCACAAATGCCTTGTGAAGAGGAGAACTTGTCAGAAAAACTGGTAATCAGTTGTTGGCTCCAAGAAGACATCATAGAGAATCAGATGGACAGAAACAAATCTGAGCCAGGTGTCTCAGCATCCACATCACGAAACACATCGACAGAGTTGGACAGTAAGGAGTCAGACGAGCTCGAGGACAGCGCTGAGTTCCTCTCCACTCACAGTTTTGACTCTGAAAGTTATTTGTCAGCTGCTGAATCAGTGGAGGAACCTCAGCATCTTCTAATGGAAACCCAACAGTTGCACTGCTCATTATCTCTGACATCTGACAGCCATCTGTTCAGTCTGACTGAGGATGCCGACGCTGACCCAATGCAGGACGGACAAATTCACTCTGTCGATGGGACTCTCTCCAGCAATGCAGCGGCTAATAACTGGGAAGGTTATGAAAGCACCAGTGCCGAGAATTCCCTCGAATTTCCATCTGCTGGCCAAAGAGCCACCAAAGTGCCAGATGCCATCTCCACATGTGATAATGACACACACAGTGTGATGCTCTGCAGGCCTTTAAACACACCTGAACCccagaatgacaaaatgacTCTTTCAGCATCTGGTAGCTGTGAGGGTGATCAGCTCGGTCCACTTCCTGTTCCTGATTTAACTGTAACACCTTGCTCTGAGGCCCACTGCCCTGAAACATATGCTAAAGCTGCGGGTCACACTCGGCCTATTTACGCCATTTCGGCTTTTTGGAATGAAATGGAAAAGCTGAcaataaatgacattttgcaGCTGAGGATGGGCAGAAGTCCATCACCCagagaaacacaagaaacagtGACACCAAACGCAGATGATTCTCCTACAAATCACAATTTACTAGGTGACACCGTGGAGTATAGTTTGTCTGATAGCGCTCTCATGGACACATCCGACACCGCCGACTCAGACTACTTAACACATTCTGACGAATCAAAACCGGATCGCTCCAGCTGTGACTTTTCCACCTCAGATTTTGATGAAGAGTACTGGCAGTTCATTGGCACCAGTAGGAACCCCAGTCCTGAGCCTCACAGCAAAAACCAGCGAAGGATGAGTGACTCTCCCTTTCCTTCGCATGAGGAGGAGTCGACGAGCTCAGAGGGGAGGGAGACTCCTGTGCCTTTAGAGGACTTTGCAGGACAATGTCTAGACAATCTAGAGTCTCCCACTTTGAGCAAACTTGCGCTGCCCAGGCGGAtgacaaaaagcaaaagcaTGCACAACATCCAGGCTCTCAACACAGAGGGTTTATCTTTGTCATCTTCGCTTGGTGATGATGAGAGCAGCCTGCCTCTCAGCACATCTCTGGATCAAAACACTGTTTTGAAAGTGAGTGGCAGCCTGGGAGCTCTACTTCCTGCGTCTTTACTAACCAGCACACACTTACTGGGTGCAGATTACCAAATATCCGTCCCAGAGGAGTTtgaatactttttcacagaggACAAAGCGAACGCTGAGTCCCGGTGTGCCACTGTCTATGATCCAGAGAACATCTCAGTGGCTCCTGTCTTCGACTACACTCTTTGTACATACAGAGATGAAATATCATCCTCTTCTCTGCAGTGCAGCGAGGACAAACCCATCCCCATTTTCTCTTGTTCTCACCCCACTGTCAGAGAGCTCACATTCCCAAAACCGGACTTTGTTTTCTTGAGTTCAAACTGCGAGGGACTGGATGAGTTCTCTCCAATCAGAGTCGTGTCTCATTCTTTTATCCACGCCGATCAACACGGATCCAGCTGGAAAGGCTTGATGTCGACAAGGAAGATTCGCTTCTCCGACAAAGGCAGCATCTGGTGCAGGAAGTCTGGTGCCTGGATGTTTCCAGTCCAGGCAGAGAAGATCTGGATTAGAAGTGAGGATCCAGGAGTAACGGTGCTCAGTGAGGGAAGAATCTGCCCAACTTCTTCTCAGCTCTTCAGAGAGCtagaagagcagcagaggatTTTAGATGCCATACAGACAACAA AACATGTGGGCATCTTCTCCACTCTGAAGCAGTCAGACATGTGTTTGGTCTGCATTGCTTTTGCCTCCTGGGTGTTAAAATCCTCCGATCCAGAGGCTGCTGATGCCTGGAAAGCAG